The following are from one region of the Halogeometricum sp. S3BR5-2 genome:
- the menE gene encoding o-succinylbenzoate--CoA ligase, which yields MRDWLSHRVRASPDGTALVRAATGESWTFAELDGLVEETAGRLAALGVEPGDHLGTVLGPRVEYVALIHAAMRLGVTLVPMGDSLTVPELRGQVVTADVTALVCDAETEAVAADVADAAAVPLVSVDAPATQGTVHLADVLPDSVTPASWSFDDVQLLLFTSGTTGDPKAVKLTTGNLLASAVASVFRLGFDPEDRWLVTLSLHHMGGIAPVLRMPLYGMTVVLREEFDAGDAADDVDRFDVTAVSLVPTMLRRMLDSRGTLGSSLRAVLLGGAPAPRELVERCRDYSVPVYPTYGMTETASQMATATPSEAFEHAGTVGRPLFWTDVTVVGGDGERLPPGETGEFVVDGPTVSPGYYGDPEATSDAFGERGLRTGDVGYVDDGGRLYVLNRVDDRIITGGENVDPGEVADVLRSHPDVRDAAVVGVPDEEWGERVSALVVPEGDELDRDALVEFARERLAGFKLPRVVAVADELPRTVSGTVRRGAVRELLAEWEDGSDGADGDDAAADDADGDGDAETADSVRTDADDPSGSNSDVDADP from the coding sequence ATGCGAGACTGGCTCTCTCACCGCGTTCGGGCGTCGCCCGACGGGACGGCGCTCGTCCGGGCCGCAACGGGCGAGTCGTGGACGTTCGCCGAGTTGGACGGGTTGGTCGAGGAGACGGCGGGGCGACTCGCCGCCCTCGGCGTCGAACCCGGCGACCACCTCGGGACGGTCCTCGGCCCGCGCGTGGAGTACGTCGCGCTGATTCACGCGGCGATGCGCCTCGGCGTGACGCTCGTGCCGATGGGGGACTCCCTCACCGTCCCGGAACTCCGCGGACAGGTCGTGACCGCCGACGTGACCGCCCTCGTCTGCGACGCCGAGACCGAAGCCGTCGCCGCCGACGTCGCGGACGCCGCCGCCGTCCCCCTCGTCAGCGTCGACGCGCCGGCGACGCAGGGGACCGTCCACCTCGCCGACGTGCTCCCCGACTCGGTGACGCCGGCGTCGTGGTCCTTCGACGACGTGCAACTCTTACTCTTCACCTCGGGGACGACGGGGGACCCGAAGGCGGTGAAACTGACGACGGGGAACCTCTTGGCCAGCGCCGTCGCCTCGGTGTTCCGCCTCGGGTTCGACCCCGAGGACCGCTGGCTGGTGACGCTCTCGCTCCACCACATGGGCGGCATCGCGCCCGTCCTGCGGATGCCGCTGTACGGGATGACCGTCGTCCTCCGCGAGGAGTTCGACGCGGGGGACGCCGCCGACGACGTGGACCGCTTCGACGTGACCGCCGTCTCTCTCGTCCCGACGATGCTCCGCCGGATGCTGGACAGTCGCGGGACGCTGGGGTCGTCGCTCCGGGCGGTCCTCCTCGGCGGCGCGCCCGCCCCGCGCGAACTCGTCGAGCGCTGTCGGGACTACTCCGTCCCGGTCTACCCCACCTACGGGATGACCGAGACGGCCTCGCAGATGGCGACGGCGACGCCCTCGGAGGCGTTCGAGCACGCCGGCACCGTCGGCCGACCCCTGTTCTGGACGGACGTGACCGTCGTCGGCGGGGACGGCGAGCGACTGCCGCCGGGCGAGACGGGCGAGTTCGTCGTGGACGGTCCGACCGTCTCGCCGGGGTATTACGGGGACCCGGAGGCGACGAGCGACGCGTTCGGCGAACGCGGCCTGCGGACCGGCGACGTGGGGTACGTCGACGACGGCGGCCGCCTGTACGTCCTCAACCGCGTCGACGACCGCATCATCACCGGCGGGGAGAACGTCGACCCCGGCGAGGTGGCCGACGTCCTCCGTTCGCACCCCGACGTGCGCGACGCCGCCGTCGTCGGCGTCCCGGACGAGGAGTGGGGCGAACGCGTCTCCGCGCTGGTCGTCCCCGAGGGAGACGAACTCGACCGGGACGCTCTCGTCGAGTTCGCCCGGGAACGACTGGCCGGGTTCAAACTCCCGCGCGTCGTCGCCGTCGCCGACGAACTCCCGCGGACCGTCTCGGGCACCGTGCGGCGCGGCGCGGTGCGCGAACTGCTCGCGGAGTGGGAGGACGGGAGCGACGGGGCGGACGGCGACGACGCCGCCGCGGACGACGCGGACGGAGACGGAGACGCCGAAACGGCCGACTCGGTTCGAACGGACGCCGACGACCCGTCCGGCTCGAACTCCGACGTCGACGCCGACCCCTGA